The sequence below is a genomic window from Methylotuvimicrobium sp. KM2.
ACAGATGCTGGAACAACGCTTGCCCTTTTGCCAAATCACTCAACGCCTGAATGCGTACCAAGGGCATGTATTCATATTGGCGGAGTTCGAGATTGTGATAAAGCAAGTTCCGTAAAAACGCCAGCACCGTTTGTTCCGGTTGCACGACAACACGTAGCGGCAAGGTGTTGATGAACAGTCCCAAAGCCGTTTCCACACCGGGCAAATCCGTCGGACGACCCGCCACGGTCACGCCGAACAGCACTTCATTGTTCCCGGAATAGTGTGCCAGCATCAGCGCCCATGCCCCTTGCAGGAAACTGTTTGGGGTGAGCTGATAGCGTTGTGACAATGTATTAAGTCCCTGTGTGTCCGCTTCAGACAGCAATACCACCAAATCACGTACCTGGCTGGTTGCCTCAGCTTCGCCTGAAGTCGGTTTATCCACGATGAGCGGTGTAGGCTCAACGAATCCCTTTAGATAGTCACGCCAGAAATTTTCCGCCACTTTCCGATCCTGGCTTTCAAGCCAGGCAATATAATCTCGATAAGGGCTGACGGCTTCCCTAAACGGCATCGCCTCGCCTTTTACCAACGCCTCATAATTCGCCCTGAATTCCAACAATACCGGCGATTTACACCAGGCATCCATAAGAATGTGATGGTGGCTGCGGATAAAACGGTAGCGCTTGTCGGCAAACCGAACCAGATGTATCCGCATTAAATGGCCGGTAGTAAAATCGAAACCGGTTTTTACCTCGGCTCTGAGCAACTCGTCGAAGCGCCGCTCCTGGGCATGTAATGGCACTTCGCGCCAATCCTGATAGTTAAACGGCAACGCCACCTGCTTGTGAACAAATTGATGTGGTCTTGAATATTCCTCCCATAGAAACGAGGTGCGTAGAATCGGATGCCGATCCAATACGTCCTGCCATGCCGCCCTGAATGCGTCAACATCGACTGCGCCATCAACTTCATAGCGATCGAGCATATGATAGATACCTGATCCGGGATACATCAGCGCATAAAACAACATGCCTTCCTGCATCGGCCCCAATGGATAGATGTCCTCAATGTTTCTCAGCGAATAAGGCAGGCTGTCAAGATGCACTTGTGTCAGCTTTGCCAATGGAAAATCACTAGGGGTTAATCCCGCCGAATCAGAGTCGAGACAATGCTCAATAAGTCTCGATAGTGTATTGAGCACGGCACTACCCAACTGCTCTATGCTCGCAGCGCAATAACGCGCTTTACTATAGACCCAGGTCAACTGTAGACGACCTTGACGTATTGCAGCATTAAGCGCCAATTCATGTGCACGTTGATTAAGCGGGTCGCGGGTTATCCATGCCGGCATATCGCATTGCCGAAAATAGGCATGCGCATCGGTACCTAAATCCAGATGCCCCAGATAATTGAACAAAATCGGTATTTCAGAAGAAAGCTCTTGTTCAAGACCGCCACCCAGCCAGCGCCATACGGTATAGTCGAATCCGTGCGCGGCTTGTTGCCGGAACTGTTCCTTGAGGTCTTTGATAAGACTTGAGGACTCTTTTGTTGAGTCGTAATGAAAGAATACCGGATACGAGGTCGTAAACCGGCCTGCTGTGCGCGTGAAATCGAAATCGCGGAACAACTCGCTGTCACGGTTGTGTACTTCGACTTCGATAGGCAAATGTTGCAAGCCAACATGGCTGGCTAAGCCCTTAACAACGGCAATAAGCAGTAATTCCTGCACGCTGGTTCGATACGCCGCACCGGATTCCTGTACTAGCGACCGCGTCTGCGGTTCCGAGAGTTCAAGCGTATAAAATACAGCATCCGCCTCGGTATTTGAGCCCTCAGGATAGTCAACCGGCAATGTTGTTTGTGCATGTTCTGGCATGCCCATCGGCAGCTTATCCGTATCCGCAAGCGTTTGCGCATAGTCTGTTAAACGCTCGGCCCATTGCCGATAAGAAGTGGTTTTGCTCGGCAATGCTGACTTGCTGTTAGTAGCAATCTGGTTATAGATAAACACCAGATCATCGAGCAAAATGCGCCAACTGGCTATATCCATCGCTAAATGGTGGATGACCATTAATAAGCGTGTGCCGCGCTTCTGCCCGAGTGCAAACCAGATAACCTGGATCATCGGGCCATTGCTCATATCTATTTGCCGTTGCCAGTATGCCGTGCGCTCAATCAAAACGGTTTCGAGCGAATTATCAGTAATACCGGAAAGGTCTTCGAGGTGAAATACCGGCTGCTGCTCTTCTGCTACGTAATGCGCTTGCCAGACACCATCCTGACAGTTAAACCTCAGGCGCAATACATCATGATGAACAAGCAACTGTTCCACGGCGCACTGCATTATTTCGGACTCGAATGGATACAATACTTGCAGCAATAATGCCTGATTCCAGTGATGCGGATTGGTCAAAGCCCGGGATAAAAACTTTTGTTGCACGGGTGTCAGGTGGGTTGAACCGCTGACCACACATTGTTCGGCCTCGAACTTGGCTTCGCTTTCTACGACGGGCGCCAGTTCAGCAACCGTTTGATGCTGAAAAATCTGCCTGGGTGATAAATTCAGTCCAGCCTGACGCGCGCGGCTGGCCATCTGAATGCTCAGAATGGAATCGCCACCGAGAGAGAAAAAGTTGTCGTGAATGCCAACCCGGGCAACGCGTAACACATCGGCCCAGATAGCAGCTAGCGCAACTTCGGCGTCATTCCTTGGGGCAACGTATTGATGACTGACACTACTGCCTGGATCGGGCTTGGGTAAGGCCTTGCGATCCAGTTTTCCGTTTGCTGTCAGCGGCCATTTTGTAAGAAATACGAAAGCAGATGGGACCATATAATCCGGTAAGGCATTTCGGACATGAGCACGCAACGCTTCCTGGTCCGGCTCGACGCTAACCGGGACAATGTAGGCTACCAGCCGCTTGATGCCGGGGCTGTCCTCCCAAGTGCTGACGATGGCGCTGCTCACTTCAGATTGCGCGCATAAGTGCGCTTCAATTTCGCCGGGTTCGATGCGGAATCCGCGTATTTTCATCTGATGGTCGGCACGGCCGAGAAATTCGACAAGACCATCGCTTCTATACCGGGCCAAGTCACCTGTACGATACAACCTCACGCCATGCATGGACTTAGGCTTTAATATTGAGGAGTCTTCCCCAAGTTCCATGCCTGCAAACGGATCCGGAATAAAGCGTTCGGCTGTCAAATCCGGCCGGTTCAGATAACCTTGCGCCACTCCTTGCCCCCCGATATAGAGTTCTCCGGGAACGCCGACAGGTACAGGTTCCAGATTTTCATCGAGAATATAGGTTTGGCTGTTGGCAATGGGGCGACCGATTGGCACCTGTGCGTCCGAAGTATTTCCATGCGCTTTCATAACCACTGGATAGATCAGCGCACCGATGGTAGCTTCAGTAGGGCCGTAGTGATTGAATATCCTGCACTTGGGATGTATAGACGCAACATGCGTAACCAAGGAATTTTGAAGCACATCGCCGCCAAAGATCAGCGTTCGCCGCGGTACGATATTTTTACCTTCGGCTGAATCGAGCAAGGCTGCAAAATGAGATGGGACAATCTTCAACACATCGATTGGATTGCGATTGATGTAGCCGGCCAATAATCGCCCGTCCGTAGTCGTGTCGTGATCAAGAATATGCAGGCAACCGCCTGAAACCAGCGAGGCAAACAGCACGGTATTGCCGAGATCCGCCGCGGGCGTAGATATCAATGCATACTGAAGACCGGCTTCGGCCTGGATTTGTCCGGCGATGGCTTGTGTGTAATTGACGAGGCTACGATGAGATACGGCGACCCCTTTGGATTGCCCGGTCGATCCCGACGTGTAAATGACATAAGCACCATGATCCGGCATGTTCCTGGAACGTTTATTAACTATCGGCTCTATTGCCGGCTCCTGCGCCTCGTCCAAGTTGAGCCGGACGCTTACGGGCAATTTGGCGGTTTTGTATAAACCGCTTTGGCTCAATAAAACGTCAGCCCCGGCATCGCCAAGCATATGAGCGACTCGCTCTGCGGGAAAATCGGAATCGATAGGGACGTATGCCGCACCGGCTTTCAGTATGGCTAGAATCCCGATGATGAAATTCATGGAACGCTCGACGCATATACCTACCCTGGCGCCCGGCCCCACTCCAAGCCTAATCAGATGATGCTCCCAAACTTGGGCAGCTACGTTCAATTCTCCGTAAGTAAGGCGCTCTCCATTGCAGACGACAGCGTCGGCATTTGGTGTTCTCTCCGCTTGAGCCTCGAAAAGCTGGTGCATACAAGAATCTTCGGAAAATGGTTGATCGGATGCGTTCCAGTCATACAACAGTTTTTTCCGTTCTTTATCCCTTATCATCGGCAAACTGGCGATGCGGGCTTCGGGATTCGCCATCACTCCGTCCAAAAGATTGTGGAAATGAGCGGCGATACGATCGACCGTTTCTGCTGTAAACAAATCGCAACGGTATTGGAGAGACAGCAACAGGCCGTCTCCGCATTCGGCAGCCATCAGTTTCAAATCGAACCGTTCTATACGCTGACATAGAGTCAAGGACTGCATCGTCCGCTCATCCCAAAGCGACGGTGAGCCGTCTTCTCCTAAAGCGAGTTGCGCCATGTCCGTATCGAAACCGGCCTGAGCCTGCTGCAGCACAAACAACGTCTGATAAATCGGCCAGTGATCGGCGACACGTTCGGGTTGCAAGCGGTCCACCAACAAGGAAAAAGGGAAATCCTGATATTCCAGCGCGTTTAACAAAGCCTCATTGACTTCCGCCAAATAGGCCGAAAAGGCTTTGTTACCGGAAGGGCTGCTGCGTAAGGGCAGCGGGTTGACAAAATTACCAACAACCGGGGTAAAACGCGATTGACTGCGTCCGCTGGTGGGAACACCGACAATTAAATCTTTTTGATGGGTATAGCGATGCAACAATACTTTGTAGGCGGTGAGCAGTAAGGCAAACAAAGTCACGCCCTGCTGTCCCGCCAGTTTTTTGAGTCGTTCGGTTTCATCACGGTCCAACCGGAACGCTACCGAAGCGCCGCGATGATCTGAAACCGCCGGCCTTGGATGGTCGGTCGGCACAGAAAGCAACGGGAGTTCTCCGGTCAATTGCCGTTGCCAGTAAGTCCAGGCTTTATCACAGGCCGGGCTGTTCAGGTAATGCCTCTGCCAGGCGACAAAATCGGTATAGTCTGCTTTGACCTCATCGTTTCCACGCTCTGCGTGGGAACCATAGTTCACTCCTGCCCAAGCTTTGCTTGGGCAGGCAGTCTTGGAAGCTCTGCTTCCCGAATCGGCAAGCAGAGCTTGCGAGTCAGGTTTCCCAAACAGAGTTTGGGAAACAGCGGATTGCGGTTCCATGCCGGTGGACAATTCGGCATAGATCGTTTTCAGTTCGTTGATCAGAATGAGCACCGACCACAGATCGACGGCGATATGGTGAGCGCAGATTAAGAGGGTATGGGCCGTGTATGAATTACATCCATGTATTTCACCCTTCGGGACAGCCGTTGGCTGTTCAAATTCGCTCCAGACGAATTTGTCAGCGGATAAAGAATGACTATCGGTACCTGGATCATTTTGCAACCCCGGCTTTTCATGTGCATAACATGCGATACGGAATAGTGGCCCGGTCGCCAGATCGAAAGGTTCTCTAGCCCGCCGGGCCATATCGTCTTGAAGCTGAGATTCCGGCCATGCGGATGCGTCGACGGTTGTAAAGAAATCCGGTAATTCGGAAACGGGCAGCACCTGCTGAATGACTCGGTCATTGCCGCCGGCGCGGTATATCGTGCGCAGCACGGCATGACGCTCCGCCAGATAACGGAAAGCTTGCCGCAGCCGTTCCCGGTCGATCGCTCCGGCAATGCGCAATGCCAAATGCAGGTTGTAGATAATGCTGTTCGGTTCTAATTGCTGCATCGTCCACATGGAAAATTGCGTCGCAGACAGGTTTGAGTCGTAAAGAGCACTGTGCTCGAGACCGTCTGAAGAATGGGCGTGTACGACCTGTTCCAATGTAGCAACGGCAGTTTCAGACAGTTTTTCGGCTATGTTTTCCAGCGAATCATCGGATAGAAACAACGACAAAGGCGCATCGATGCCTAACAATTCATCTGTCTCGTGCTTAAGCTCGACTGCTTTGAGCGAGTCGAGCCCCAATGCGCGTAAGGATGAACCGGCGGACAGGGCCGATGCCTCGATTTTTAACAGCAGTGCGATTTTTTGCTTAAGAAAACTGGCTATCAATGGCGCACGCTGCGCTCGAGGAACGGCCAATAGCGCTTGTTGCAGGAGTTGATATTCCGGACTGTTCTCTTCCCATGCTTTTGGCCTGGCCTGTTCGCCAATCAGAGAGCATTCGACAGGGGATTGCTCTCCGGAACGAAACAAAACGGGCAATGAATTTTCCAAATACCTTTGTTTGCAAGGTTGGCGGCGAACTTTACCGCTGGATGTTTTGAGGACCGTACCGGGTTGCACCAGGACCCATTCGGCGGCTGCGAGTTCACAGACTTCGGCAAGAACTTTTCGCATTGCGGCGATAATCGACTCGTAGTCGCCCGAGCGCATTGCCGCGCGAGTCATTTCAGCGACGACGATCAGTTGCTCTTCGTCCTCATGGTTTATCGAAAACGCTACGCAACCGCCGGGGACAAGTGCCGGAATCTCCTCGGTCAGTGTTTGTTCGATGTCTTGCGGGTAGACATTCCGTCCGCGAATAATGATCAAATCCTTAATACGACCGGTTATGTATAAATGGCCGTTGTCGAGAAAACCCAAGTCGCCGGTACGGAGAAATGCTTGCTCGCCGTTTGTTTCTGTATGGGTGCGACTATCCGCCGTATCGGACAATCGCGCTCGAAACGTGTGTTCCGATTCCTCGGGCCGGTTACAATAGCCTTGGGCTATACTGGGGCCGGCCAACCAAATTTCACCGACATGCCCTTCCCGGCAAAGACGGCCTGTTTCGGGATCGACAATGCGAATTTCGTGATGACCGGTCGTTGCACCGCAAGAAACCGGGCGGCTTCCCGACTTGTCTTCGTCGTGCTGCGCCTCTCCTTCGGGAGGCAGATGCGCGCCTGACACGAACAGCGTGGCTTCGGCCAAACCATAGCAAGGGAAAAAACTTTCCCTGCGAAACCCCTTGTCGGCAAATTTTTCGGCAAAACGCTCCATGGTAGTGGCGCGCACCGGTTCGGAACCGTTGAAAGCCAGAGTCCATGTACTCAGATCCAACCCTTGCATTTGTTCCTCAGTCACTTTGCGAAGACAAAGATCGTAAGCGAAATTCGGGCCGCCCGAGGTGTTCGCCCGGTAGTTTGAAATGGCCTTGAGCCAGCGGACGGGCTTTTCCAGGAACGCCATCGGCGGCATTAAAATAGCGGTGCTTCCGAGATAAAGCGGCTGCAACAAATTTCCGATCAAGCCCATGTCATGATAAAGGGGCAGCCAGCCGACTACCGTGGTTCGTTCGGTATGTCCGAAACCTTGCTTGATGGCCTCCTGATTGGCTATCAGGTTGCCGTGACTGACCATCACCCCTTTGGGATCTCCGGTAGAACCTGAGGTGTATTGAAGGAAAGCCAGGCTGTTGGCGTTGAGTGCGGGCTTGACCCAATCTCCGACAGATTCGCCTTCGAGGTTATCCGTGGTGAACCATGCGGGTTCCGGTATCGCGGGAGCAACACCTTCGTCGCGACTTGCAGCTTTAGTCGCGACGAAGGCGTCGCTCCCACAGGCGAATTCATTGCGGAATTTCACTGCAAGATCCGTTGTGGTCATGATAATGGCCGGTGCGGCGTCGTTAAACACGGCCAAAAGCCGGGATCTCTGCCGACGCGCGGGCGGGCTGGCAGGAACTGCGATAACGCCGGCATATAAACAACCGAAAAAACCCACGATATAATCAAGCCCGGGCGGATACAGCAACAAGGCCCGTTCGCCGGTCATGCCCATGCTTTGAAGCTTGGCGGCAACAGCACGGGCGCGCCGATCCAGTTGCGCAAACGTCAACCGGCCGCTTTCGTTTTCACCGTCCTGCAGAAAGACATAGGCCGTCCGACCGGGCTGATCATTCGCCCTACGGCACGCCAACTCCACGAGGTTGGAAATAGGTGTTTGAATAATTGTAGTGAGTCCGGATTCATCGATGAAGCGCACAGTGACCTTCCTATGAGACGTAGTTCAGATATGACCGGTACCAGGGAAGCACGCGTCCGGCCGGTTGTCCGGTGCATTGCCCAAGGGCGATGACCGCATTGTAATAAACGTTCTTGAGGGGCATTCCCCGTTTCAATGCCAAAACTCCTTGAATGGCGCTGGCGCGCGTATGCCAATCCACATTGAAAGATATCGAGCAGTCGAGACTGCGGACGTGGTGCAGCATTCCCGGCGGCATGTACAGCATGTCTCCGGGCTCTACGATACATTCTTGAACTTGCGCGTCCCGGTAAAGGGGATGGCGTATATAATCGGGAGTTTCGGCATCCACCTCGCACCAGCGCCATTGGTAGCGGTAACAGGACGGCAGTTGATCGTGATGCAAGATAATGAAACGTTTGCGTCCTCTGACCTGAAAGAACAGGTTGTGAGTGAGCAGGCAATCAAAATGTAAGGGCGTCAGACTTTGACTCGGCCCAAGGAAGAATTGGGCGAATTTGGGCCAATCGGTCCGATACCACTTAGGAAAATAGCCGGACGGAAATCCGTCGAGATCCTTCGCCGCATCCGGCAATACCGACAATAGCGGCAGATCGTGTAAATAGGGCGGTCTGTCTTTGGCCGAAACTTCGTTCCGTTCCAGCCGGGTTTCGAAAAGAGCCACACTATCCAGATAATCGCTCAATCGTGATGTGATGGTCTTCAGTCCTCCGACGCCCTCTTCGTTCAAGCCTTGCTTGAGCATGACGGTACGGCTGCCGGCAACCTTGTGAAGATAATCGTCTGTCCAACAGGAGAGCGCCCGGCAATGCTTTAACGCCTTCGGAACCACCACGGGACGATTTTTCTCCACATAGTCGTGAAAGAAATTTATCGATGAAAGATTCTCTCTGCGTTCCACCGACGGATACCGGTTTTTTAACGACATCACTTTCGAAGGCTGTAACATCGGTAAACCTGCCCTGAGCATAGCCGAAGGGTCGGCGGTCGGTCGCATCGATTCCTGACCGGTTGCGACACTCTCGCCTCCCAGGGATGAGGAAAGTGCAGCAACCGGTCCGGAACCATTGCTGCCGCCATCCTTGGCGGTCGGTCGCATCGGTTCCCTACCGATTGCGACACTTCCACCATCCTTGACGGTCGGATTCAATTTTATCGAATTTTCCATGCGCCCTCCTAAAGTGGATTTATCTCTGATTGCGCCGTAGGCATCGCACCTACGGATCGCTGAATTATTGTTGCAGTCGGACCCGCCGGCATCGGCCAATCGATATAGCGATCGACTACGATGCGTAACGGCGGCGCGCCGTTCACGGTTAGCGCCGCAACGAAATCCGCAATCGGATCGATCGGACATAGCCACCAGAGGTCAGCTGGTTTATTCGAGAGCCGAACGGGACTCGGATTTTCGAGCCGCCCCAAAGGTACATCGAAGGCATTCAGGTCTAACGACAGACCTACACCGCACCCTTTGACTAAAGCTTCCTTACGAGTCCATCCGCGTAAGAAAGCTTCCGTTTTTTCATCTTCCGGAAATTCAGCCAGCTTCCCCTGCTCCCTTGCAGAAAACACGATCGGCGCCAATTGCCGCCAAGCTAGGCCCTTGCTTAGCGGCTCTATATCGATGCCTACTTGCGTACGGTTGGCGAACGCATAGACCGCTGAATCAGCCGCATGGGAAAGATTAAACTCCAGTCCGCTCCCGGCCGATGACTCGGCTAAATAAGGCTTTCCGTTGAGTCCGTAAGAGAAACAAACCTGTTCAGGAGCCATGCCGAGGTAATGTCCCAACAATTCCCGCAAGATCCCGCGTGCTATGATGTATCGGTTTCTGTCCCGCTCATGAACGAAGTTTTCCGCTCGTTTACGTTCATCCGTCGACAACGATCCATGAAAGACTTCATATTTATTTTGCGTCGAAACCTGTCCTGAGCCTTGCCGAAGGGCCAGCCTAGCCGACCAAACATGAACTTCGCCGAGCTTCGGGGACTTTTGAGTCTGCTCGTCAATCGACAAAGGACTGCAGAAGGTACAATCGTCTTGCCCGGTCTCGAGCCGTCCGACAGCCTGGATGCCCGTTGCCATTATCAGCTCGCCGCACCGATGTCGCTATGCACTACGTTTTCCGCCATTGCTTTACGCAAACTCAAAGGACGCATATCCGTCCAAACATCTTTAATGTAATCCAGGCATTCCTGTTTCGGTCCGGTTCTGCCGACAGTTTTCCAGCCTTTAGGCACTTCCTTGTACTCCGGCCAAATGGAGTATTGCTCCTCGTGATTAACAACCACATGGTAGATCGTCGTGTCTTCGTCTTCATCCCAAGCCATACTTCACCCACTTTACATTTGCATTTAAGACTGGCGCTAAATTGACTGCGCCAGGTCTCGTTGGACAAAATTTCCAAAAAGAGCAGCGGTGAGGTGCCGCCGCTTGGAAAAGATATATGAACCCTTCGAAAGAGTCGGGAGAGATGATAGGCAGTGAAGAGAGGAGATAAAATGCGACAAAATGCCGCACCATGGATTGTAGAAATTTGCAATGAAATAATTATGTTATATGACTCATTCTCCAATATTTTTTGCGGCATATGCCACGATTTTTCAAAATCCGCTGTATTTTTATTCAAAAAAATATTATTACAAACCGCAATCGTTGCCGTTAACAACTACCAGCGTGAATTCATCCTAACTTTCATGGCGGCCTTACAAAGCCCCAGCAAATGAAAGTGAATCCTTTGTGGGAACCTATAACATGGTTGCCGAGACAAGTTCGGCATGCATTGCCATGCTGGAGCGGTTAGAACCTAAAAAGAGCAGTTGAGAGCCTCAAACTACCGTTCGCCCTGAGCCCATCGAAGGGTGAACGGTAGTTTGAGGCTCCACCAAGACGGTGAACGTGTTGTAGACCCTTCATGCTTCGACTTGGCTCAGCACGAACGGTCTACAACACATGTCAACTGCTCTTTTTAGGTTAGAACGAAGAATTTTCGTGTTTTTCGTGACCAAAATGCATTTTTATTTCCTAATTAGCAAGTTTCTTCAGTTAAAGCCCAAAAACCAGCATATCCCTAGCAGGACGGGGTTTGCAACCCCGTCCTAAACGTTTCGACTTCGGCCGAAGTCAGCCGAATTGTTTAGGGCAAACCGAAACGTTGGGGACGGGTTA
It includes:
- a CDS encoding amino acid adenylation domain-containing protein; the encoded protein is MRFIDESGLTTIIQTPISNLVELACRRANDQPGRTAYVFLQDGENESGRLTFAQLDRRARAVAAKLQSMGMTGERALLLYPPGLDYIVGFFGCLYAGVIAVPASPPARRQRSRLLAVFNDAAPAIIMTTTDLAVKFRNEFACGSDAFVATKAASRDEGVAPAIPEPAWFTTDNLEGESVGDWVKPALNANSLAFLQYTSGSTGDPKGVMVSHGNLIANQEAIKQGFGHTERTTVVGWLPLYHDMGLIGNLLQPLYLGSTAILMPPMAFLEKPVRWLKAISNYRANTSGGPNFAYDLCLRKVTEEQMQGLDLSTWTLAFNGSEPVRATTMERFAEKFADKGFRRESFFPCYGLAEATLFVSGAHLPPEGEAQHDEDKSGSRPVSCGATTGHHEIRIVDPETGRLCREGHVGEIWLAGPSIAQGYCNRPEESEHTFRARLSDTADSRTHTETNGEQAFLRTGDLGFLDNGHLYITGRIKDLIIIRGRNVYPQDIEQTLTEEIPALVPGGCVAFSINHEDEEQLIVVAEMTRAAMRSGDYESIIAAMRKVLAEVCELAAAEWVLVQPGTVLKTSSGKVRRQPCKQRYLENSLPVLFRSGEQSPVECSLIGEQARPKAWEENSPEYQLLQQALLAVPRAQRAPLIASFLKQKIALLLKIEASALSAGSSLRALGLDSLKAVELKHETDELLGIDAPLSLFLSDDSLENIAEKLSETAVATLEQVVHAHSSDGLEHSALYDSNLSATQFSMWTMQQLEPNSIIYNLHLALRIAGAIDRERLRQAFRYLAERHAVLRTIYRAGGNDRVIQQVLPVSELPDFFTTVDASAWPESQLQDDMARRAREPFDLATGPLFRIACYAHEKPGLQNDPGTDSHSLSADKFVWSEFEQPTAVPKGEIHGCNSYTAHTLLICAHHIAVDLWSVLILINELKTIYAELSTGMEPQSAVSQTLFGKPDSQALLADSGSRASKTACPSKAWAGVNYGSHAERGNDEVKADYTDFVAWQRHYLNSPACDKAWTYWQRQLTGELPLLSVPTDHPRPAVSDHRGASVAFRLDRDETERLKKLAGQQGVTLFALLLTAYKVLLHRYTHQKDLIVGVPTSGRSQSRFTPVVGNFVNPLPLRSSPSGNKAFSAYLAEVNEALLNALEYQDFPFSLLVDRLQPERVADHWPIYQTLFVLQQAQAGFDTDMAQLALGEDGSPSLWDERTMQSLTLCQRIERFDLKLMAAECGDGLLLSLQYRCDLFTAETVDRIAAHFHNLLDGVMANPEARIASLPMIRDKERKKLLYDWNASDQPFSEDSCMHQLFEAQAERTPNADAVVCNGERLTYGELNVAAQVWEHHLIRLGVGPGARVGICVERSMNFIIGILAILKAGAAYVPIDSDFPAERVAHMLGDAGADVLLSQSGLYKTAKLPVSVRLNLDEAQEPAIEPIVNKRSRNMPDHGAYVIYTSGSTGQSKGVAVSHRSLVNYTQAIAGQIQAEAGLQYALISTPAADLGNTVLFASLVSGGCLHILDHDTTTDGRLLAGYINRNPIDVLKIVPSHFAALLDSAEGKNIVPRRTLIFGGDVLQNSLVTHVASIHPKCRIFNHYGPTEATIGALIYPVVMKAHGNTSDAQVPIGRPIANSQTYILDENLEPVPVGVPGELYIGGQGVAQGYLNRPDLTAERFIPDPFAGMELGEDSSILKPKSMHGVRLYRTGDLARYRSDGLVEFLGRADHQMKIRGFRIEPGEIEAHLCAQSEVSSAIVSTWEDSPGIKRLVAYIVPVSVEPDQEALRAHVRNALPDYMVPSAFVFLTKWPLTANGKLDRKALPKPDPGSSVSHQYVAPRNDAEVALAAIWADVLRVARVGIHDNFFSLGGDSILSIQMASRARQAGLNLSPRQIFQHQTVAELAPVVESEAKFEAEQCVVSGSTHLTPVQQKFLSRALTNPHHWNQALLLQVLYPFESEIMQCAVEQLLVHHDVLRLRFNCQDGVWQAHYVAEEQQPVFHLEDLSGITDNSLETVLIERTAYWQRQIDMSNGPMIQVIWFALGQKRGTRLLMVIHHLAMDIASWRILLDDLVFIYNQIATNSKSALPSKTTSYRQWAERLTDYAQTLADTDKLPMGMPEHAQTTLPVDYPEGSNTEADAVFYTLELSEPQTRSLVQESGAAYRTSVQELLLIAVVKGLASHVGLQHLPIEVEVHNRDSELFRDFDFTRTAGRFTTSYPVFFHYDSTKESSSLIKDLKEQFRQQAAHGFDYTVWRWLGGGLEQELSSEIPILFNYLGHLDLGTDAHAYFRQCDMPAWITRDPLNQRAHELALNAAIRQGRLQLTWVYSKARYCAASIEQLGSAVLNTLSRLIEHCLDSDSAGLTPSDFPLAKLTQVHLDSLPYSLRNIEDIYPLGPMQEGMLFYALMYPGSGIYHMLDRYEVDGAVDVDAFRAAWQDVLDRHPILRTSFLWEEYSRPHQFVHKQVALPFNYQDWREVPLHAQERRFDELLRAEVKTGFDFTTGHLMRIHLVRFADKRYRFIRSHHHILMDAWCKSPVLLEFRANYEALVKGEAMPFREAVSPYRDYIAWLESQDRKVAENFWRDYLKGFVEPTPLIVDKPTSGEAEATSQVRDLVVLLSEADTQGLNTLSQRYQLTPNSFLQGAWALMLAHYSGNNEVLFGVTVAGRPTDLPGVETALGLFINTLPLRVVVQPEQTVLAFLRNLLYHNLELRQYEYMPLVRIQALSDLAKGQALFQHLFVFENAPVDPTLRGETDVLNIVDDKHRTHANYPINAVLVPGSRFHLQVTYDVARFEEDVVKRLLEHFKILLEGIIRHPEARLGELPMLTERESKLIFTQWNQTQHLYSEPRDMVALFEKQAALAPDAIAVAFQGQELTYFELNNRANRVAHALMSEGADPESLIALFSERGIDYLVMMLGAFKAGMAYLPLDPSHPDGRIAQVLKESGAAWVLTCASNFDRASDLADRAGETAGAVQQAPGSLGLQLLSRPDVFVLEELEADENSTENPPKRHGPDNLAFVIFTSGSTGKPKGAMVEYKGMFNNLITKVPALDLTERDVIAQTAGQCFDISVWQHLTALVCGARVEIIPDEIVKEPYRLLVRLGESGVTVLEAVPSMIQALLDCVDTLGLPKLRWLIACGEAFPPELCRRWMERMPHVKVLNAYGPAECSDDVSYYEVPVIPSDAEIIVPVGRPVHNTRLYLLNRWLEPVPIGVPGEICVAGIQVGRGYLDRPDLTAEKFIPDPFDETGCRMYRTGDLGRHREDGAIEFLGRIDHQVKIRGFRIEPGEIEAQLLTYPKVEQALVVVREDDKGGKRLVAYVVCGEQDINTDTGLFAKLREHLFARLPDAMMPQAFVRLDAMPLGANGKIDRKALPEPDMTGQSDRAYIEPRNPAEEALADIWKEVLGIERVGVADNFFELGGHSLLAVQVLSRIRRAFGVEVPLRRLFNASTIEALALLVEELLIEHLDTLSEEEAEALLIEDEEGISMDLKQPSD
- a CDS encoding cupin-like domain-containing protein — encoded protein: MENSIKLNPTVKDGGSVAIGREPMRPTAKDGGSNGSGPVAALSSSLGGESVATGQESMRPTADPSAMLRAGLPMLQPSKVMSLKNRYPSVERRENLSSINFFHDYVEKNRPVVVPKALKHCRALSCWTDDYLHKVAGSRTVMLKQGLNEEGVGGLKTITSRLSDYLDSVALFETRLERNEVSAKDRPPYLHDLPLLSVLPDAAKDLDGFPSGYFPKWYRTDWPKFAQFFLGPSQSLTPLHFDCLLTHNLFFQVRGRKRFIILHHDQLPSCYRYQWRWCEVDAETPDYIRHPLYRDAQVQECIVEPGDMLYMPPGMLHHVRSLDCSISFNVDWHTRASAIQGVLALKRGMPLKNVYYNAVIALGQCTGQPAGRVLPWYRSYLNYVS
- a CDS encoding 4'-phosphopantetheinyl transferase superfamily protein, whose amino-acid sequence is MATGIQAVGRLETGQDDCTFCSPLSIDEQTQKSPKLGEVHVWSARLALRQGSGQVSTQNKYEVFHGSLSTDERKRAENFVHERDRNRYIIARGILRELLGHYLGMAPEQVCFSYGLNGKPYLAESSAGSGLEFNLSHAADSAVYAFANRTQVGIDIEPLSKGLAWRQLAPIVFSAREQGKLAEFPEDEKTEAFLRGWTRKEALVKGCGVGLSLDLNAFDVPLGRLENPSPVRLSNKPADLWWLCPIDPIADFVAALTVNGAPPLRIVVDRYIDWPMPAGPTATIIQRSVGAMPTAQSEINPL
- a CDS encoding MbtH family NRPS accessory protein; translated protein: MAWDEDEDTTIYHVVVNHEEQYSIWPEYKEVPKGWKTVGRTGPKQECLDYIKDVWTDMRPLSLRKAMAENVVHSDIGAAS